One stretch of Oncorhynchus gorbuscha isolate QuinsamMale2020 ecotype Even-year linkage group LG21, OgorEven_v1.0, whole genome shotgun sequence DNA includes these proteins:
- the LOC124007965 gene encoding zinc finger protein 271-like, with translation MTVKLEEEEEVGDLFNTRERFDCRGFSWEPQLHRDANEAEKILSRSEHLKKPQQRLTGKKPHCCSDCGKHCKCSSELKIHQRVHTGEKPYSCDQCGKSFTTSSNLTKHQRRHTKEKPYSCTQCGKSFVMSSYLTLHQRTHTGEKSYSCDQCGKTFTTSSSLKAHQRTHTGEKPFSCTQCGKTFTTSSSLKAHQRTHTGEKLYSCNQCGKSFTRSSSLIMHQRTHTGEKPYSCNHCGRSFTQPNGLILHKRTHTGEKPYSCTQCGKSFIQASCLKVHLRTHTGEKPYHCSDCGKSFISLSDLKSHQRTHTGEKPPYSCTQCGKSFIQSSSLIVHQRIHTGEKPYSCTKCEKSFTQASCLKVHLRTHTGEKPYHCSDCGKSFVRSSDLKSHQRTHTGEKPPYSCTHCEKSFNQSCSLISHQRTHTGEKPYSCTQCGKRFTQSSGLIAHQRTHTGEKSHSCHQCDKRYSVKRSLIKHQKIHT, from the coding sequence gagagaggttTGACTGTCGTGGATTCTCTTGGGAGCCTCAACTACATCGTGATGCTAACGAGGCAGAGAAGATTCTttccagatcagaacacctcaaGAAACCCCAGCAGAGACTCACAGGGAAGAAGcctcactgctgctctgactgtgggaaacaTTGCAAATGTTCATCAGAACTAAAAATACACCAGCgagtacacacaggagagaagccttatagctgtgatcaatgtgggaagagttttactacgTCTTCCAATCTGACTAAACACCAGAGAAGACACACAAAAGAAAAGCCTTATAGCTgtactcaatgtgggaagagttttgttatGTCTAGCTATCTGActttacaccagagaacacacacaggagagaaatcttatagctgtgatcaatgtgggaagactTTTACTACATCAAGCTCTCTGAAGGCACACCAGagaactcacacaggagagaaaccatttagcTGTACTCAATGTGGGAAGACTTTTACTACATCAAGCTCTCTGAAGGCACACCAGAggacacacactggagagaaactttatagctgtaatcaatgtgggaaAAGTTTTACTCGGTCAAGCTCCCTGATCatgcaccagagaacacacacaggagagaaaccatataGCTGTAATCATTGTGGGAGGAGTTTTACTCAGCCAAATGGACTGATATTACACAagcggacacacacaggagagaaaccgtatagttgtactcaatgtgggaagagttttattcAGGCAAGCTGCCTGAAAGTACacctgagaacacacacaggagagaaaccttaccaCTGCTCTGACTGCGGAAAAAGTTTTATTAGCTTAAGTGATTTaaaatcacaccagagaacacacacaggagagaaaccaccatatagctgtactcaatgtgggaagagttttattcAGTCAAGCTCCCTGATAgtgcaccagagaatacacacaggagagaaaccttatagctgtactAAATGTGAGAAGAGTTTTACTCAGGCAAGCTGCCTGAAAGTACacctgagaacacacacaggagagaaaccttaccaCTGCTCTGACTGCGGAAAGAGTTTTGTTAGATCAAGTGATTTaaaatcacaccagagaacacacacaggagagaaaccaccATATAGCTGTACTCATTGTGAAAAGAGTTTTAATCAGTCATGCTccctgatatcacaccagagaacacacacaggagagaaaccttatagctgtactCAATGTGGGAAGCGTTTTACTCAGTCAAGCGGCCTGATagcacaccagagaacacacacaggagagaaatctcaTAGCTGTCATCAATGTGACAAGAGATACTCTGTTAAAAGATCTCTgatcaaacatcagaaaatacatacaTGA